The genomic stretch ACGCACAGGTAGGCGCGGGCCTCCTCGCCGGCCAGGAACGCCGGGATGTGGCTCTTGTTGAACTCGGCCGGCCGGTGCAGCGCCATCTGCGACCAGACCGGAGTCAGCGCCCGGCCCAGCGTGGTACGCCGCAGCCGCAGGTAGGCGTCCTGGAGGTCGTCGCTGGACGAGGAGTGCCACCAGATCATCAGGTCCGCGTCGGCGCGCAGGCCGGACACGTCGTACGTGCCGCGCACCACGATGTCCTTGCCGGCCAGCTCCTCGATCAGCGACTCGACCTCGCCGGTGACGCTGTCCCGCGACGACGGCAGCGGCGCGCTGGCCCGGAACACCGACCACATCGTGTAACGGATGGTGGCGTTGAGCTCCCGCAGCCGCGCCGCGTTGCTCTGCTCGGTCATCTCCCCGATCCCTCCAGTGCTGTGATGATCTCCTCGGCCGCCGTCTCGCCGGAGCGGACGCAGACCGGAATGCCGACCCCGTCGTAGCCCGCGCCGGCCAGCGCCAGCGTCGGACGTGTCGCCCGCAGCGCGGCCCGCGCGGCGGCCACCCGGTCGAGATGACCGGGGGTGTACTGCGGCAACGCGCCGCCCCACCGCTGCACGTGCCCGTCGACCGGGGCGGGCAGCGGCGTGTCGAGCACCGCCGACATTTCCCGGTGCACGGTGGCGGCGAGATCCTGGTCGGGGCGCTGGAGCTGGGCCTCGTCGCGGTACCGGCCGACCGAGGCGCGCACCAGGGCCAGCCCGTCCGACCGGCGCAGGTGCCCCCACTTGGTGGTGAAGAAGGTGGACGCCTTGATCAGCAGCCCCTCGGTGCCCGGCACCAGGAAGCCGGAGAGCGCCGGCAGCGCCGGCTCAGGCAGGGCCAGGGTGACCAGCGCGACGCTGGCGTAGTCCAGTTCGCCGATTTGCGCCGCCACCTCGGCGGCCGGTCCGGCGAGCAGCCGGGCGGCCGGGCGGGCCGGGACGGCCAGCACCACCGCGTCGACGTCGACGTGCTCCGGGTCGCGGGTGGGACCGACGGTGAGCCGCCAGCCGGGGCCGACCGGGGTCAGTTCCCGGACCGCGGCGTTGCGGCGGACGGTCGCCTCGCCGGCCGTCGCGGCGGCGTCGACCAGGGTGCCCAGTCCGCCGGCCAGGGTGCCGAAGACCGGCTCGCCGGGGGCACGCGGGGTGGCGGCCTGCGCCGCGCGTACCGCGCCGAGCAGCGTGTGCTCCACCCGGGCGGCCCGGGCCAGCGCCGGCATGGTGGTGGCCAGCGACAGGTCGTCGGCGCGGCCCGCGTACACGCCGCCGAGCATCGGGTCGACCAGCCGGTCGACCACCTCGTCGCCGAAGCGGGCGCGGACCAGCGCGCCGACCGAGACGTCCTCGCCGGGCCCGAGCAGCGGACGACCGCCGTCGTGGTCGGCCGCAGGCGTCGGCCGGGCCACCGCCGCCACCTTCGCCAGATCACCGGGTACGCCCACCAGCGTCCCGCCGGGGATCGGGCGCAGCCCGCCGTCGACGGCGAGAGCGGCCTGCCCGACGGTCGGGTGCACGATCCGGTCGGCCAGCCCGAGCCGGCGGACCAGGGTCACCGCGGCGGACTCGCCGCCGACCGGGTCACGCATCAGGAACGACTCGGCGCCGAACTCCACCGGCCCACCGGCCAGCTCGCCGGTGCGCAGCTTGCCACCGAGCGCGCCGGACTGCTCGTACACGGTGATCTCGGTGCCCTCGGGGGCCCGGTCGCGCAACCGGAGCGCGGCGGCCAGGCCGGTGATGCCGCCACCGACCACCGCCACCCGCCACCGCGTCGCCATGACGGTCAGTCCCGGTCGGCGGGCCGGGCGGAGAGTTCGTGCACCAGCGCGACCACCCGGGTCAGCACCTCCGGGTCGGTCTCCGGCAGCACGCCGTGGCCCAGGTTGAACACGTGCCCGGGAGCGGCCCGGCCCTCGTCGAGGATCCGGCGCACCTCGGCCTCGATCACCGGCCACGGGGCGAACAGCAGGCACGGGTCGAGGTTGCCCTGCACGGCCTTGTCCGGCCCGATCCGGCCGGTCGCGACGTCCAGCGGCGTACGCCAGTCCACGCCGACCACGTCGGCGCCGGCCTCGCCCATCGCGCCGAGCAGCTCGGCGGTGCCCACCCCGAAGTGGATCCGGGGCACACCAGCCTCGGCAAGCCCGCTGAGCACGGCCGTCGAGTGGGGCAGCACGAAGCGGCGGTAGTCGGCCTCGGAGAGCGCGCCGGCCCAGGAGTCGAAGAGCTGCACGGCGGAGACCCCGGCCTCGATCTGCACCCGCAGGAACGCCAACGTCACCTCGGCCAACCGGCCGGCCAGCGCGTGCCACAGCTCGGGCTCGCCGTACATCAGCGCCTTGGTCTTGGCGTGGGTCCGCGACGGGCCGCCCTCGACCAGGTAGCTGGCCAGCGTGAACGGAGCGCCGGCGAATCCGATCAGCGGGGTGTCGCCCAGCTCCTCGACCAGCATCCGGACCGCCTCGTCGACGTAGGCGACGTCGCTGCGGTCGATCAGTCGGATCCGCTCGACGTCGGCGGCGGTGCGTACCGGCTCGGCCGCCACTGGGCCGGTTCCGGGCACGATGTCCAGGTCGACCCCGGCGGCGGCGACCGGCACCACGATGTCGCTGAACAGGATCGCCGCGTCCACGTGGTGCCGGCGCACCGGCTGGAGGGTGATCTCGGTGACCAGATCGGGCCGGCGGCAGGACTCCAGCATCGCCACG from Micromonospora craniellae encodes the following:
- the hemG gene encoding protoporphyrinogen oxidase, producing MATRWRVAVVGGGITGLAAALRLRDRAPEGTEITVYEQSGALGGKLRTGELAGGPVEFGAESFLMRDPVGGESAAVTLVRRLGLADRIVHPTVGQAALAVDGGLRPIPGGTLVGVPGDLAKVAAVARPTPAADHDGGRPLLGPGEDVSVGALVRARFGDEVVDRLVDPMLGGVYAGRADDLSLATTMPALARAARVEHTLLGAVRAAQAATPRAPGEPVFGTLAGGLGTLVDAAATAGEATVRRNAAVRELTPVGPGWRLTVGPTRDPEHVDVDAVVLAVPARPAARLLAGPAAEVAAQIGELDYASVALVTLALPEPALPALSGFLVPGTEGLLIKASTFFTTKWGHLRRSDGLALVRASVGRYRDEAQLQRPDQDLAATVHREMSAVLDTPLPAPVDGHVQRWGGALPQYTPGHLDRVAAARAALRATRPTLALAGAGYDGVGIPVCVRSGETAAEEIITALEGSGR
- the hemQ gene encoding hydrogen peroxide-dependent heme synthase; this encodes MTEQSNAARLRELNATIRYTMWSVFRASAPLPSSRDSVTGEVESLIEELAGKDIVVRGTYDVSGLRADADLMIWWHSSSSDDLQDAYLRLRRTTLGRALTPVWSQMALHRPAEFNKSHIPAFLAGEEARAYLCVYPFVRSYDWYLLPDAERRELLAEHGQMARGYPDVRANTVASFALGDYEWMLAFEADELHRIVDLMRDLRGSRARLHVREEVPFYTGRRRPIADIVSALG
- the hemE gene encoding uroporphyrinogen decarboxylase; this translates as MAAMATDTTGDAARDDAPRPDGPAGSPFVRACRRRSVPHTPVWFMRQAGRSLPEYREIRANVAMLESCRRPDLVTEITLQPVRRHHVDAAILFSDIVVPVAAAGVDLDIVPGTGPVAAEPVRTAADVERIRLIDRSDVAYVDEAVRMLVEELGDTPLIGFAGAPFTLASYLVEGGPSRTHAKTKALMYGEPELWHALAGRLAEVTLAFLRVQIEAGVSAVQLFDSWAGALSEADYRRFVLPHSTAVLSGLAEAGVPRIHFGVGTAELLGAMGEAGADVVGVDWRTPLDVATGRIGPDKAVQGNLDPCLLFAPWPVIEAEVRRILDEGRAAPGHVFNLGHGVLPETDPEVLTRVVALVHELSARPADRD